The genomic segment GCGCTACTCTGTATCATCCCACGCGCAGTCCTTCGCCTAAAGACTACAAACTAGAGGCGaggggggggactattgttagGGGTAGATCCAACCCCAACAAAAGGGTCCGGCCCAGGAAAAAGCCCATAAATATCCCTTTCGAGAGAGAAgggtattatggtatttttcctagacgaaccgacacgattccctataaatacggGCGTACGACCTGTAGAAAAGGAGATCGGAGAAAAGCAGGAGAATTCGTGCAGCAAGTACAAAAGCTTAGCTCGTCCAAACAAAAGNNNNNNNNNNNNNNNNNNNNNNNNNNNNNNNNNNNNNNNNNNNNNNNNNNNNNNNNNATTCGACCCTCAACGTTGGAAACTGCACCTTCACGCGCTACTCTGTATCATCCCACGCGCAGTCCTTCGCCTAAAGACTACAAACTAGAGGCGaggggggggactattgttagGGGTAGATCCAACCCCAACAAAAGGGTCCGGCCCAGGAAAAAGCCCATAAATATCCCTTTCGAGAGAGAAgggtattatggtatttttcctagacgaaccgacacgattccctataaatacggGCGTACGGCTTTTAGAAGAGGGGATCGGAGAAAAGCAGGAGAATTCGTGCAGCAAGTACAAAAGCTTAGCTCGTCCAAGCAAAAGTCAACGGTTCTAAACTCATAGCTCGGAGAATCGACGAGATATCAGCTCGTCTACTATCCTCGTCTACCTTTGTAACCCGTTTGAGTCGCGTTGTAGCCCGTCTTTTGTGTTTCGACATCAATATAATAGAAGAGAATTTCGATCCTctttgaccgaactaaacataCTAATTGTGACCAAAAGGGACATCAACAAGCAGCGTTTGATTTTCGCCGGGAAGCAGCTCGAGGACGGCCGCACTCTCGCCGACTACAACATCCAGAAGGAATCGACGCTTCATCTCGTGCTCCGTCTCCGACTCTCTCTGGTGGTgctaagaagaggaagaagaagacttacacCAAGCCGAAGAAAATCAAGCATAAGCATAAGAAGGTGAAGCTCGCGGTTCTTCAGTTTTACAAAATCGATGGATCTGGGAAAGTTCAGCGTCTGAGGAAAGAGTGCCCTAACGCAACTTGTGGAGCTGGTACTTTCGTGGCGAGTCATTTCGATCGCCATTACTGTggtaagtttttcttttcttctcactTAATCTCTGTATTCGAATTCTTTCGGagtggtttcttgttttggttctgTGATGTTTGTTCTTGAAGCTATATTTGTTTgaaaatctagggttttgtgtgtgtttacttGTTTATGTGGTTTTAGTTCGAATTTGTGCGATTTATGAGGTTTCAGATCGTGAATTTCGTGGaggttttgctttttctttgtaaaagaAAAGACAATTTTCATTTGTTCATTTCTGTGTAGTGTTTCGCTTTGTCTCCGTCTTCTTTAGTAGCTTTCTTTTGATCGGAACTTAGTTGAATCTTTAATTTTCTGAACTTACATGTGGATCCTTATTCTACTAGTTTGGATCAACAAATTA from the Camelina sativa cultivar DH55 chromosome 12, Cs, whole genome shotgun sequence genome contains:
- the LOC104733714 gene encoding uncharacterized protein LOC104733714: MTIQLPDFTRFKHRTQRFDPQRWKLHLHALLCIIPRAKRISILFDRTKHTNCDQKGHQQAAFDFRREAARGRPHSRRLQHPEGIDASSRAPSPTLSGGAKKRKKKTYTKPKKIKHKHKKVKLAVLQFYKIDGSGKVQRLRKECPNATCGAGTFVASHFDRHYCGGLVEILLANKELFQGRAKAFDVGKALSSKSVREFDKALSMVTYGCESIEDFYSSCATRDVIGEVKVPVLFILAMQLSLRMTMWYNLIQYHRLQ